Proteins encoded by one window of Methanobacterium sp. CWC-01:
- a CDS encoding glycosyltransferase family 2 protein encodes MKISVVIPALNEEGIVGKTVQSIPQEKLEEMGLETEIIVVDNASTDNTAREAEEAGARVIHECHRGYGNAYRRGLNEATGDIILMGDADGTYPLSEAYEFIQPIINDGKEFVMGSRLKGDIKKGAMPPLHRYIGNPFLTWVLNILFKTGISDAHCGMRAMTSEAWKKLGLRTAGMEFASEMVIEASRKKLRIAEVPITYYPREGESKLSSFSDGWRHLRFMMLYRPGPFLLIPGVIALVVGVTLASFVWFAGQSRMHSLILGSLLLLIGYQLLLSWLYFGAFAESYGVTSSRLKKKLISYHSLEKELLLGLLLLLCGVIIGLNVLYNWSAGGFGALSQIQQAMIAMILSILGIQTIFSGMFLSLLLLNKDEKIKLDKN; translated from the coding sequence ATGAAGATTTCTGTGGTTATCCCCGCCCTTAATGAAGAAGGTATTGTTGGAAAAACAGTGCAGTCAATACCCCAAGAGAAATTAGAGGAAATGGGCCTGGAAACCGAGATAATTGTGGTGGATAACGCATCCACGGATAATACTGCCAGGGAGGCTGAAGAAGCCGGAGCCAGAGTTATTCACGAATGCCATCGTGGATACGGCAATGCTTATAGGAGAGGTCTTAACGAAGCCACTGGAGATATTATCTTAATGGGGGATGCAGATGGCACCTATCCCCTCAGTGAAGCTTATGAATTTATCCAGCCTATTATCAATGATGGCAAAGAATTTGTAATGGGATCCCGGTTAAAAGGAGACATAAAAAAGGGAGCCATGCCACCTCTTCATCGATATATTGGCAACCCATTTCTCACCTGGGTGCTGAATATATTATTTAAAACTGGAATCTCTGATGCCCATTGTGGTATGAGGGCCATGACCAGTGAGGCCTGGAAAAAGTTAGGCCTTAGAACGGCGGGAATGGAATTCGCCTCAGAGATGGTCATCGAAGCATCCCGGAAAAAGTTAAGAATAGCCGAAGTCCCCATTACCTATTACCCTAGAGAGGGGGAATCGAAGCTCAGCTCATTTTCAGATGGCTGGAGACACCTCCGATTCATGATGCTATACCGTCCCGGGCCCTTCCTGCTCATTCCAGGAGTTATTGCTCTGGTGGTAGGTGTAACCCTGGCCTCCTTTGTATGGTTTGCCGGCCAATCCCGGATGCACTCCCTGATCCTAGGCAGCCTGTTACTTCTCATCGGTTATCAATTGCTGCTTTCCTGGCTCTATTTTGGGGCTTTCGCCGAATCCTACGGTGTCACTTCTTCTCGATTAAAAAAGAAGCTCATAAGCTACCATTCCCTAGAAAAGGAACTGCTTCTGGGGCTTTTACTCCTGCTTTGTGGAGTAATAATTGGTCTTAACGTGCTTTATAACTGGAGTGCCGGGGGTTTTGGTGCCCTATCCCAGATACAGCAGGCCATGATTGCCATGATACTGTCCATTCTAGGCATCCAAACCATATTCTCAGGCATGTTCTTGAGCTTACTGTTACTGAATAAGGATGAAAAGATTAAATTAGATAAGAACTAG
- a CDS encoding methyl-coenzyme M reductase family protein, with the protein MYRIIRFKGGVYRFDELAEYLEDAGGMLFQEDRMHIIRGSSFIREELQVMMIIPPDEVEHVKSLAEGIKGQIEEDLNLDPQKELEMFHYFYLYHALSQAGGWMNLSMIKDLTDALYHAEDPLPDLVYLNYFSESSRPEDFKKSLDIMCRLQLLEVRDETGEPEYRIKKD; encoded by the coding sequence ATGTACCGGATCATAAGATTTAAAGGTGGAGTATACAGGTTCGATGAACTGGCTGAATACTTGGAAGATGCCGGTGGAATGCTCTTTCAGGAAGATCGAATGCACATAATCCGGGGGAGCTCTTTTATCAGGGAGGAGTTGCAGGTCATGATGATCATCCCTCCTGATGAAGTGGAACATGTTAAATCCCTAGCTGAGGGAATAAAAGGCCAGATAGAGGAAGATCTAAACCTGGATCCACAAAAAGAACTGGAAATGTTCCATTACTTTTATCTGTACCACGCCCTTAGTCAGGCAGGTGGATGGATGAATCTATCCATGATTAAGGATTTAACCGATGCGCTATACCATGCAGAAGATCCACTTCCAGATTTGGTCTATTTAAATTATTTTAGCGAATCATCTCGCCCGGAAGACTTTAAAAAGTCCCTGGATATCATGTGCAGACTGCAGTTACTGGAAGTCCGGGATGAAACGGGTGAACCAGAATACCGGATAAAAAAAGATTAG
- a CDS encoding helix-turn-helix domain-containing protein: MVEEVYVSQPLTIQRIMELLELHPDLVKIKCPPSLYVRTSPKYLDALENLGVIVEPEKRSGRPPKYGDKEVKRINELLSQGKTPREIAHETDIPLKSIYHLIQKTLTPGRPRKYDDETVNRVKELHKSGMSARVIAEQLDIPLRSVYFLMKR, encoded by the coding sequence ATGGTGGAGGAAGTTTATGTGTCCCAGCCCCTGACTATCCAGCGGATTATGGAGCTTTTAGAGCTGCACCCGGATCTGGTGAAGATTAAATGTCCGCCCAGTTTGTACGTCCGTACCTCACCCAAATATCTGGATGCTCTTGAAAATCTGGGGGTAATAGTAGAACCAGAAAAAAGAAGTGGAAGACCACCTAAATATGGTGATAAAGAAGTTAAACGGATAAATGAACTTCTCTCCCAGGGTAAAACACCACGGGAGATAGCCCATGAAACTGACATCCCCTTAAAAAGCATCTACCACCTCATCCAGAAAACATTGACCCCTGGTCGACCCCGAAAGTATGATGATGAAACTGTGAATAGGGTGAAGGAACTCCATAAGTCAGGAATGAGTGCCAGGGTAATAGCTGAGCAACTGGACATTCCCCTGCGGAGTGTGTACTTTTTGATGAAAAGATGA
- a CDS encoding MraY family glycosyltransferase yields MDLNVITQYQGLLISSSICGIVAFLITFLSMPRLIRKLKGAEIVGRDIHKPSKPLVAEMGGIGILFGFAIGMFLGVYLYPQFQEQLIVSLLVILLVGIVGMVDDLVQLSSREKLILLWLAGLPLIWIAPPNVGLIYMLSMPFAVTIASNLTNMLAGLNGIESGLGAIAMTSLSVSCIIMGKIDVALISMAMLGALLAFLYYNRHPSRVFPGDVGTLIIGATIVVVAFIGRVKIIALIVLLPNIIDSLLKFYSVGVMERQNHQPTQVGQDGKLQVPEGGFNSLIRWILRRPMEEKNVVILVWGIGMFFGLLGILLAYFLKNSLI; encoded by the coding sequence ATGGACCTCAACGTCATAACCCAGTATCAGGGCCTCTTAATTTCCTCCAGTATCTGTGGAATTGTGGCCTTTTTAATTACCTTCTTAAGCATGCCCCGGCTCATAAGGAAGCTTAAAGGTGCTGAGATAGTGGGTCGAGATATACACAAACCCAGCAAGCCACTGGTAGCGGAGATGGGTGGTATTGGGATCTTATTCGGTTTCGCCATAGGAATGTTTTTGGGAGTTTATTTATATCCCCAATTTCAGGAACAACTTATTGTGAGCCTGCTGGTAATTTTACTGGTGGGTATTGTGGGGATGGTGGATGATCTGGTGCAGCTTTCCTCCCGGGAGAAGTTAATACTGCTCTGGCTGGCGGGATTACCCCTAATCTGGATCGCACCACCGAATGTAGGCCTGATCTACATGCTGTCCATGCCTTTTGCCGTTACCATCGCATCCAACCTTACCAACATGCTGGCTGGTTTGAATGGTATCGAATCCGGATTAGGAGCCATTGCCATGACTTCTCTCTCGGTTTCTTGCATTATCATGGGCAAAATAGATGTGGCCTTAATCAGCATGGCCATGCTAGGAGCACTCCTGGCCTTCTTATATTACAACCGCCACCCCTCCCGGGTTTTTCCAGGGGACGTGGGCACCCTCATCATTGGAGCCACCATCGTGGTGGTGGCATTTATTGGACGGGTTAAGATTATTGCTCTTATCGTACTCCTACCCAACATCATTGATAGTTTGCTCAAATTTTACAGTGTGGGGGTTATGGAACGACAGAACCACCAACCCACCCAGGTAGGACAGGATGGTAAACTGCAAGTGCCAGAAGGGGGTTTTAACTCCCTGATACGCTGGATTTTGAGACGTCCCATGGAAGAAAAGAACGTGGTGATACTGGTGTGGGGTATTGGTATGTTCTTTGGATTACTGGGAATCTTACTGGCCTATTTCTTAAAAAACAGTTTAATCTAA
- a CDS encoding THUMP domain-containing protein, producing the protein MGSEKFDLLIHFDSNRNRWNGQELIGILELEKLLQNRGVDFFIKESEFPNTVMVEMENNPLETYHFLRESPTKIISRAIYIESTVETCGNQITERAVNCIGSKARPGETFTVRCYLRKRRYINSCQKLIIRIENEILGRCKLQLDHEKPRWIVHLEFLGEKTGITVLESG; encoded by the coding sequence ATGGGAAGTGAAAAATTTGACCTATTGATACACTTCGACAGCAACAGGAACAGGTGGAATGGCCAGGAACTCATAGGAATACTAGAACTAGAAAAATTACTCCAAAATAGAGGAGTAGATTTTTTTATTAAGGAATCAGAGTTTCCCAACACGGTAATGGTGGAAATGGAAAATAATCCCCTGGAAACCTACCATTTCCTGCGTGAAAGCCCTACTAAAATTATATCCCGGGCCATATACATAGAAAGTACAGTTGAAACCTGCGGTAACCAAATAACAGAACGGGCAGTTAACTGCATCGGATCTAAGGCTCGTCCAGGAGAGACCTTCACAGTACGCTGCTACCTGAGGAAGCGAAGATATATTAATTCCTGCCAGAAACTAATAATCAGGATTGAAAATGAAATCCTTGGTAGGTGTAAACTCCAGTTAGATCATGAGAAACCGCGATGGATTGTTCATCTAGAATTTTTAGGTGAAAAAACAGGCATAACGGTTCTGGAAAGTGGATAA
- a CDS encoding glycosyltransferase family 4 protein yields the protein MKILQTPVRFYPFTGGVENYVYYLSRELVKAGNGVEVICANEPPSLDEDTVDGIKVKRLSYTGKIANTNITPHLPLSLSRIDCDLIHTHIPTPWSADWSAFYSKIKKKPLIVTYHNDIIGRGLANSIAQVYNATALKIVLRQAEKIVITQAGYLQSSSHLKNYEDKLEVIPTGVDLDKFGPEAQKEENTIFFLSLLDEFHKYKGLEYLLKAILIVKKEIPGVKLIIGGKGVLLNFYQDLVYSWGLEANVDFAGFIPDKKIAEYYSKANVFVLPSISSLQEGFGIVALEALACQTPVITTKIVGVAADLEKVQAGMVVPSKDPQKLAAGIIQILQDGKLQKGMGTRGRKLVEEKYTWQSVALKMEKLYNTIISNKT from the coding sequence ATGAAGATACTGCAAACTCCAGTTAGATTCTATCCCTTTACCGGTGGTGTGGAAAACTACGTATATTATCTATCCCGGGAACTGGTTAAAGCCGGGAATGGAGTGGAAGTAATCTGTGCTAATGAACCCCCATCACTTGACGAAGATACTGTGGATGGTATTAAAGTAAAAAGATTGTCTTATACCGGTAAAATTGCAAACACCAATATCACGCCCCATCTCCCACTCTCACTATCCAGAATAGACTGTGATCTAATACATACCCACATACCCACTCCCTGGAGTGCTGATTGGAGTGCCTTCTATTCTAAAATAAAGAAAAAGCCTTTAATTGTCACCTACCATAATGACATCATCGGCAGAGGCCTTGCAAATTCAATTGCACAGGTTTATAATGCCACTGCCCTCAAAATAGTACTTAGACAGGCTGAAAAGATAGTTATAACCCAAGCGGGTTATCTGCAGTCCTCTTCCCATTTAAAAAATTATGAGGATAAACTGGAAGTTATACCCACCGGGGTTGATTTGGATAAATTCGGGCCTGAAGCTCAAAAAGAAGAAAACACAATTTTCTTCCTGAGCCTTCTTGATGAATTTCACAAGTACAAGGGGTTGGAATATTTATTAAAGGCTATCTTAATTGTTAAAAAAGAAATTCCAGGTGTTAAATTAATTATAGGTGGAAAGGGCGTTCTTTTAAACTTCTACCAGGATCTGGTTTATTCCTGGGGATTGGAAGCCAACGTTGACTTTGCAGGATTCATACCCGACAAAAAAATAGCTGAATATTACAGTAAAGCCAATGTTTTTGTGCTGCCATCCATATCATCACTCCAGGAAGGTTTTGGAATAGTGGCCCTGGAGGCACTGGCCTGCCAAACACCAGTGATCACCACTAAAATAGTGGGTGTGGCTGCTGATTTAGAAAAAGTCCAGGCCGGAATGGTAGTCCCATCCAAAGACCCACAAAAACTTGCAGCTGGAATAATTCAAATACTTCAGGATGGAAAGTTACAGAAGGGGATGGGAACCAGAGGGAGAAAACTGGTGGAAGAAAAATACACCTGGCAGAGCGTTGCCTTAAAAATGGAAAAACTATATAATACCATTATATCAAATAAAACCTAA
- a CDS encoding glycosyltransferase family 4 protein, giving the protein MKIAFIYDVAYPWVTGGAEMRVYEVARRLAFQGHEVHWYTLGWWWDEINQEDLVKDGIIFHGVSKPISIYSGSRRSIKEAIYFALKLLRPLFREKFDVVDCQGFPFFSCFTAWFHSLVGRSRLIITLHEVWGEYWYRYLGRMGVLGRVVEKLMVHLTSNLITVSYRTFQDLQKQRKIDARIIPNGLDFERIQGLKPSPQVSDVIFAGRLIPEKGVDLLIRALPLVKEVHPDLKCFITGDGPERDNLELLASELQLKRNIKFTGFLKDHNELLKIMKSSQVFVFPSKREGFGMVVLEANACGLPVVVVEHPMNAAVELVKNNQNGFIVEGSEVALADGIITGLKNKKNLEAACVEFARGYDWDEIVLNLEDFYQEVIKST; this is encoded by the coding sequence ATGAAAATAGCCTTCATCTACGACGTTGCCTATCCCTGGGTAACTGGAGGGGCGGAGATGAGGGTATACGAAGTGGCTAGGCGACTGGCTTTCCAGGGACATGAGGTGCACTGGTACACCCTGGGCTGGTGGTGGGACGAAATTAACCAGGAAGATCTGGTGAAAGATGGAATAATATTCCATGGAGTTTCAAAGCCCATCTCCATCTACAGTGGGAGTCGCAGATCCATAAAAGAGGCCATTTATTTCGCATTAAAACTTTTAAGACCGTTATTCAGGGAAAAATTTGATGTGGTGGACTGTCAGGGCTTTCCCTTCTTTTCCTGCTTCACTGCCTGGTTCCACTCTCTAGTTGGACGTTCCCGACTGATTATAACTCTCCATGAGGTGTGGGGAGAATACTGGTACCGTTACCTGGGAAGGATGGGTGTCCTGGGTAGGGTGGTAGAAAAGTTGATGGTCCACCTGACCAGTAATCTCATTACTGTGTCTTACAGAACCTTCCAGGATTTGCAGAAGCAGCGAAAGATTGATGCCCGGATAATTCCCAACGGCCTGGATTTTGAAAGAATACAAGGATTAAAACCATCCCCCCAGGTATCAGATGTCATATTTGCAGGCCGTCTAATCCCAGAAAAGGGTGTGGATCTTCTGATCCGAGCCCTGCCACTGGTGAAAGAGGTTCATCCTGATCTGAAATGTTTTATAACTGGAGACGGTCCAGAACGTGATAATCTTGAATTATTAGCTTCGGAACTCCAGTTGAAAAGGAATATAAAATTCACCGGCTTTCTAAAGGACCACAATGAACTTCTAAAGATTATGAAGTCATCCCAGGTCTTCGTGTTTCCCAGTAAGAGAGAAGGGTTTGGTATGGTAGTCCTGGAAGCCAATGCCTGTGGATTGCCAGTGGTGGTGGTTGAACATCCCATGAATGCTGCAGTAGAGCTGGTAAAGAATAATCAAAACGGCTTTATCGTTGAAGGATCTGAAGTTGCCCTGGCTGATGGAATCATCACTGGATTAAAAAATAAGAAAAACTTGGAAGCGGCGTGTGTTGAATTTGCCCGAGGCTATGATTGGGATGAGATAGTGCTGAACCTGGAGGATTTCTACCAGGAGGTTATTAAATCCACCTGA
- a CDS encoding DUF530 domain-containing protein — translation MNESLLISRAEKFLSQIPGFNGELAIDAKSFLKIYWQFKDNLDTLYEFRDNMELKGYKAPYRSLKYARAQSSEMKMDDLHDVSRHTQFFRMRAAAKKNILDRVKSAIASHKIGLGHLEEYAIVTCNSCQARYRGHELSKLNPAECECGSSQFNITISNDGIYRLGILNYLPLSGDYMVKMSELSPLGREAFRGLVRLLKQEKRGIVKTLSMVIKVMEDGRWVRKRVNIDAQEQLNYERKIRETYGKNARIEFMQFHRKRPAIINDKHVQTALALGYVGHSENLGKSLLPLLLQQKLKNENNLQTYDASLKKAEGMAKDQKEWDGDGNLQEDLLMEILQEEGLADSKGQMNHDLKEDLQLRDKLQKEIFLEIPRALILWDLMRYYLSTSFDRRSKHSGPFPYLRPSLDINQLKAFHEFPSRTANNMKGVLDENIEPILNMDKIISFKFSMEKKTHGLHIKMDPAMGAAILNIRGQVSIPRAAQIFDVTLQEVKKQKSNLVTLQKPTTRKAQKFLELVRG, via the coding sequence ATGAATGAATCCCTTCTTATTAGTCGGGCCGAGAAATTTTTATCCCAGATACCGGGATTTAATGGGGAGCTGGCCATTGATGCCAAATCCTTCCTAAAAATATATTGGCAGTTTAAGGATAACCTGGACACCCTTTACGAGTTTAGGGATAATATGGAGCTCAAGGGTTATAAGGCCCCCTACCGATCCTTGAAGTATGCTAGGGCGCAGTCTTCTGAGATGAAGATGGATGACCTCCATGATGTGAGCCGTCATACCCAGTTTTTTCGTATGCGGGCCGCTGCCAAGAAGAATATTTTAGACCGGGTTAAATCTGCCATAGCCTCGCATAAAATTGGCTTGGGCCACCTTGAAGAATATGCTATAGTTACCTGTAATTCCTGCCAGGCCCGTTACCGTGGGCATGAATTGAGCAAACTGAACCCGGCTGAATGTGAGTGCGGCTCTTCCCAGTTTAACATAACCATTAGTAATGACGGGATTTACCGGTTAGGTATTCTTAATTACCTTCCTCTCTCCGGGGATTACATGGTTAAAATGTCGGAACTATCGCCCCTTGGGAGAGAGGCCTTTCGGGGTTTGGTACGCCTTCTAAAACAGGAAAAACGCGGTATTGTTAAAACCCTTTCCATGGTTATTAAAGTAATGGAGGATGGTCGTTGGGTTCGTAAACGGGTTAATATCGACGCCCAGGAACAGTTGAACTATGAGAGGAAGATCAGGGAAACCTATGGGAAAAATGCCCGCATCGAGTTCATGCAGTTTCACCGGAAAAGACCGGCAATCATCAATGATAAGCACGTTCAAACCGCCCTGGCCCTGGGATATGTGGGGCACTCCGAAAATCTTGGAAAATCACTGCTACCCCTACTTCTGCAGCAAAAACTTAAAAATGAAAATAATTTACAAACCTATGATGCTTCTCTTAAAAAGGCAGAGGGTATGGCTAAAGATCAGAAGGAATGGGATGGAGATGGAAACCTCCAGGAAGATCTTTTAATGGAGATACTCCAGGAAGAAGGCCTGGCTGATAGTAAGGGCCAGATGAATCATGACTTGAAAGAGGATCTGCAGCTGAGGGATAAACTGCAAAAAGAGATTTTTCTGGAAATTCCCAGGGCTCTAATACTATGGGACCTGATGCGCTACTATTTATCCACGTCCTTCGACCGTCGCAGCAAACACTCCGGTCCCTTCCCCTATTTAAGACCATCACTGGATATTAATCAATTGAAAGCATTCCATGAATTCCCATCCCGAACTGCCAACAATATGAAAGGCGTTTTAGATGAAAATATTGAACCAATACTGAACATGGATAAGATCATATCCTTCAAGTTCTCTATGGAGAAAAAGACCCATGGTTTACATATTAAAATGGATCCAGCCATGGGGGCGGCTATTTTAAATATCAGGGGACAGGTTTCTATTCCCAGAGCTGCCCAGATCTTTGATGTTACGCTCCAAGAGGTAAAAAAACAGAAATCCAACCTGGTTACCCTCCAGAAGCCAACCACCCGCAAAGCCCAGAAGTTTCTGGAACTGGTCCGGGGATGA
- a CDS encoding TIGR00304 family membrane protein, translated as MIIRGEYLVTIGIMAIILGIFVLIVGSLLLSPAKGEESTKSTSQVRGGGVVMIGPIPIIFGTDKGSAMVMVILAIILMVVSYLIFYR; from the coding sequence TTGATAATCCGGGGTGAATATTTAGTAACTATTGGGATAATGGCCATAATCCTGGGAATCTTTGTCTTAATTGTGGGATCACTCCTCCTTTCTCCGGCCAAAGGTGAAGAGTCAACTAAGAGCACTTCACAAGTACGTGGTGGGGGAGTGGTGATGATTGGACCCATACCCATCATCTTTGGTACTGATAAAGGAAGTGCCATGGTGATGGTGATACTGGCCATCATCCTGATGGTGGTATCCTACCTGATTTTCTACCGGTGA
- the metG gene encoding methionine--tRNA ligase, whose amino-acid sequence MNKVFITCALPYANGPCHLGHLRSTYIPADIYARYNRMKGREVLFVCATDEHGTPIAVKAENEGKPPVEIAGRYYEMIKSDLDACHISFDNFSRTTDPLHYQIAQNFFLDLYQKGFIYEETIEQLYCSECDRFLPDRYVEGSCPQCQAEGARGDHCESCGRHLDPLELLNPTCLICDSKPQVRESKHYFFKLTHFQKQVQEWIESNPELPANVRNYALQWVKEGLKDWILTRDMEWGIPVPLEGAEGKIIYVWGEAFLGYISSAAQWARKEGKAWEPYWDDGAVHFIGKDIIYHHSIFWPSLLLGYGCKLPRTIVAGEYLSLEGLKMSTSKNWVIWASEFMKKFDYNLLRYYLVANAPLTRDTDFSWDDFQRRVNDELADILGNFLHRTFSFTHRFYGGKIPQPEKWNDTDRALEEQLKALPERVSGHLDNYHFREGLREIIGLAKAGNKYFNDHEPWKTVKSNPQEAATCLYLCNQAAKAMAILLFPYLPGKAQDIMDILNLDGYEFNWDDAAQFIPAEHELAPAKPLFPKIDDEVIEKEKEALYENLEEKEVMDLISIEDFARMDLRVGMITGAETVKGSENLLKLLVDLKYKHIQVVAGLAKKYQPAELINQKVIVLVNLKPAKLFGIKSEGMVLATQDSLNLLNPGNAEVGEGIK is encoded by the coding sequence TTGAATAAGGTCTTTATCACCTGTGCTTTACCCTACGCCAATGGTCCCTGTCACCTGGGACACCTTAGATCAACCTACATACCCGCCGATATTTACGCCCGTTACAACCGTATGAAGGGTCGTGAAGTTCTTTTTGTCTGTGCCACCGACGAACATGGCACTCCCATTGCGGTGAAGGCTGAAAATGAGGGTAAGCCCCCGGTGGAGATTGCTGGACGTTACTATGAGATGATTAAAAGTGACCTGGATGCCTGCCATATCTCCTTCGACAACTTCTCCCGCACCACGGACCCCCTGCACTATCAGATCGCCCAGAACTTCTTTTTAGACCTTTACCAAAAGGGCTTCATCTACGAAGAAACTATAGAGCAACTTTACTGTTCGGAATGTGATCGTTTCCTCCCGGACAGGTATGTGGAGGGGAGCTGTCCCCAGTGCCAGGCGGAAGGGGCCAGGGGCGATCATTGCGAGTCCTGCGGTCGGCATTTAGACCCCCTGGAACTGTTAAATCCTACCTGTCTTATTTGTGACTCCAAGCCACAAGTTAGAGAGTCCAAACACTACTTCTTTAAGCTCACCCACTTCCAGAAACAGGTTCAGGAATGGATTGAATCTAATCCCGAACTCCCGGCAAATGTTCGTAACTACGCCCTGCAGTGGGTTAAGGAGGGACTTAAGGACTGGATCCTCACCCGAGATATGGAGTGGGGCATACCGGTGCCCCTGGAAGGTGCAGAGGGTAAGATCATATACGTGTGGGGTGAGGCTTTCCTGGGTTACATCTCCTCGGCGGCACAGTGGGCCCGGAAAGAAGGTAAAGCCTGGGAGCCTTACTGGGATGATGGTGCCGTGCATTTCATTGGCAAGGACATAATATACCATCACAGCATATTCTGGCCATCCCTGCTTCTGGGTTACGGATGTAAACTTCCCCGCACCATAGTAGCCGGGGAGTACCTATCTCTGGAGGGACTTAAAATGTCCACCAGTAAAAATTGGGTTATATGGGCCTCTGAATTCATGAAAAAATTTGATTACAATCTTTTAAGATATTATCTGGTTGCCAACGCCCCCCTCACCAGGGACACTGATTTTTCCTGGGATGACTTTCAGAGGAGAGTTAACGATGAACTGGCAGATATTCTGGGGAACTTTCTGCACCGAACCTTCTCCTTCACCCACCGCTTCTATGGAGGAAAGATTCCCCAGCCAGAAAAATGGAATGACACTGACCGGGCCCTGGAAGAACAGTTGAAAGCCCTGCCGGAAAGGGTTTCCGGGCATCTGGACAACTACCACTTCCGGGAGGGACTGCGGGAGATCATAGGCCTGGCTAAGGCTGGTAATAAATACTTCAACGACCATGAGCCCTGGAAGACCGTGAAGTCCAACCCCCAGGAGGCAGCCACCTGCCTGTATCTTTGTAACCAGGCGGCTAAGGCCATGGCCATCCTTTTATTCCCCTACCTTCCTGGTAAAGCCCAAGATATAATGGATATCCTGAACCTGGATGGATATGAGTTTAATTGGGATGATGCAGCCCAATTTATACCAGCAGAACATGAACTAGCCCCTGCTAAACCTTTATTCCCAAAAATAGATGATGAAGTAATTGAAAAAGAGAAGGAAGCTCTTTATGAAAATTTAGAGGAGAAAGAAGTTATGGATCTTATAAGTATTGAAGACTTTGCCCGAATGGACCTGCGGGTGGGTATGATTACTGGAGCAGAAACTGTGAAAGGCTCAGAAAACCTGCTGAAGTTGTTGGTGGATCTTAAATATAAACATATACAGGTGGTGGCTGGACTGGCCAAGAAGTACCAGCCAGCCGAGCTTATAAATCAGAAGGTAATTGTGCTGGTCAACCTCAAGCCAGCCAAGCTCTTTGGAATAAAATCAGAGGGCATGGTTCTGGCCACCCAGGACAGTCTCAACCTATTAAACCCCGGGAACGCCGAGGTGGGTGAAGGAATTAAATGA